The following are encoded together in the Juglans microcarpa x Juglans regia isolate MS1-56 chromosome 2D, Jm3101_v1.0, whole genome shotgun sequence genome:
- the LOC121248481 gene encoding uncharacterized protein LOC121248481 produces the protein MTTVPEVTDLFARLALHLKALNEEDVEETLGCSISLFNKSLNLDEDSRVRVLDTALSLMCFKAPQVFNSMLEYLVQTIVTVLSSSISCKVFRVHTDEVLWVGSSFSRHDCLELIEACADVTWKLEGHGTLSQMLSCALVRLVISASCYRYLLPSIPVLDPRSIHRRSIAVSQLLCQFHRDLSFKNYEVPFRLLSWYLDPLTLKRDLLKIFQDTTERPFISLNEELHERMDWRHTILCLLLSPTMFIETRALLHSWLLLTGLVSVQEFLTKLVSIILDVISRPNWWGFSVELGSKLPFSNAYFPYNHHLLRILAGPLSTERLMQFSCSLNKPASHAWKDHVAAIKPAVMKTKTIDHKSSWALAINFPDWFYFASVLLFTEERLPEYFHSKFKLVTAKIGETHDMEPPYSAAAARYIGWILSPTSKYHQDILVTSLIKISDSWTPKQFGSVSHDKDPVSYNEKPKRPNLGDKRDHTLTKVRDCQTIGLWLKEFQDIGMWYWNETINSQVSCEEKSPYGLNFQQNVLFRRIPLGALIGCSNNIDEDGCQMLLHYAATGRLLQPVETQCTKLKHVKWSSVEWEESVRWTDKFNKREAVAGACLVFSLTDTVESMSDLSFDSEESGLQFISRFKLRACKYLINCIKKLIQLTIDEDVVMLMDLSSRLAKWRHQGQELQQVDKDLDGVINRLSHKLSSL, from the exons TCTAGGGTCAGGGTTTTGGACACAGCACTATCCCTAATGTGCTTCAAAGCGCCCCAG GTTTTCAATTCGATGCTCGAATATTTGGTCCAGACGATTGTCACTGTTTTGTCGTCGTCGATTTCTTGCAAAGTGTTTAGAGTTCATACGGACGAGGTTTTGTGGGTCGGGAGTTCATTTTCGCGCCATGATTGTTTGGAATTGATTGAAGCGTGCGCCGATGTCACATGGAAGTTGGAGGGACACG GGACGCTTTCGCAAATGTTATCATGTGCTCTTGTAAGATTAGTGATTTCAGCTTCTTGTTATCGATACTTGTTACCATCAATTCCTGTTCTTGATCCAAGATCAATTCATAGAAGAAGCATAGCAGTTTCACAGCTGCTTTGCCAATTTCACAGAGATTTATCATTTAAGAATTACGAAGTACCTTTCAG GTTGCTGTCCTGGTATCTTGACCCATTAACTCTAAAGCGTgatcttttgaaaatttttcaagATACTACGGAGAGgcctttcatttctttgaatgaGGAACTTCATGAGAGGATGGATTGGCGCCATACAATCCTATGCTTGTTACTTTCTCCTACTATGTTTATTGAGACCAGAGCTTTGTTACATAGCTGGCTTCTATTGAC GGGTCTGGTCTCTGTGCAAGAATTTCTAACCAAGTTGGTCTCAATAATACTAGATGTAATCTCCAGACCCAATTGGTGGGGCTTCTCAGTAGAATTAGGATCAAAGCTTCCATTTTCTAATGCATATTTTCCCTACAACCACCACTTATTGAGGATCTTGGCTGGACCATTATCGACTGAACGCCTTATGcagttttcttgttctttaaaCAAACCAGCTTCACATGCTTGGAAAGATCACGTGGCTGCAATCAAGCCAGCTGTAATGAAGACTAAAACGATTGATCACAAATCTTCTTG GGCTCTGGCAATCAACTTCCCAGATTGGTTCTATTTTGCTTCTGTTTTACTCTTCACTGAGGAACGTCTTCcagaatattttcattcaaaattcaaattggtGACCGCTAAAATTGGAGAAACTCATGACATGGAACCACCTTATTCTGCTGCTGCAGCAAGGTACATTGGATGGATTCTGAGCCCCACTAGTAAATATCATCAGGACATTCttgttacttctttaattaaaatatcagaCTCGTGGACACCGAAACAATTTGGTTCAGTTTCACATGACAAAGATCCAGTAAGTTACAATGAGAAACCAAAGAGACCCAATTTGGGTGACAAAAGAGATCATACTCTCACAAAAGTGCGTGATTGTCAAACCATTGGACTCTGGCTCAAAGAATTCCAAGACATAGGAATGTGGTACTGGAATGAAACAATCAACAGTCAGGTGTCTTGCGAGGAAAAATCACCCTATGGTCTTAATTTTCAGCAAAATGTGCTGTTCAGAAGAATCCCATTAGGCGCCTTGATTGGGTGCTCGAATAATATAGATGAAGATGGATGTCAGATGCTGCTACATTATGCTGCAACTGGGAGATTACTTCAGCCAGTAGAAACCCAATGCACTAAATTGAAACATGTAAAATGGAGCTCCGTGGAGTGGGAAGAATCGGTTAGATGGACagataaatttaataagagGGAGGCTGTAGCAGGTGCCTGTCTTGTTTTCAGTTTAACAGATACAGTTGAGAGCATGTCTGATTTATCATTTGACAGTGAAGAGAGTGGACTGCAATTTATTTCCCGGTTTAAGTTAAGGGCTTGCAAGTACTTGATTAATTGTATTAAGAAGTTAATCCAGCTCACAATTGATGAAGATGTAGTGATGTTAATGGATCTCAGTAGTAGATTGGCAAAGTGGAGGCATCAAGGGCAAGAACTGCAACAGGTTGATAAAGATCTAGATGGTGTAATTAATAGGTTGAGTCATAAATTATCTTCACtttaa